From one Flavobacterium sp. N502536 genomic stretch:
- a CDS encoding sterol desaturase family protein: MEEYGKILIIATPVFLVLIIIEKLYGIYKKNDTAPLIDSVSSISSGITNSVKDVLGLSLTFISYEWMVSKIALYHLEANVLSYFIAFFVIDFYGYWSHRWAHQINLFWNKHAIHHSSEEFNLACALRQPIASLVNLFTFLLIPAALLGVPASVIAITLPLHLFLQFWYHTKHINKMGFLEYILVTPSHHRVHHAINPEYLDKNHSQIFIFWDKLFGTFQAELDDVPPVFGITRPAQTWNPIRINFQHLTLLIKDAWRAENWKDRLTIWFKPTGWRPENFEEKYPVTKIENVFAFNKYGTQNSKKLIYWSVTQMLVTLLFVTYLFDNIAKIGLPNIFIYGFFILITIYSYSELMDKSKYAVFWEALRFGIVIAIISYYGDWFGLNNVFPYFNYIILTYLTLSFLATIYFVNIDFKNYQNQPVNS; this comes from the coding sequence ATGGAAGAATACGGAAAGATATTGATTATTGCGACGCCGGTTTTTTTAGTATTAATTATAATCGAAAAATTATACGGCATTTACAAAAAGAACGACACTGCTCCTTTGATTGACAGTGTATCGAGCATTAGCTCCGGAATTACCAATTCGGTAAAAGATGTTTTGGGACTGAGCCTGACTTTTATTTCTTATGAATGGATGGTTTCTAAAATTGCGCTTTACCATTTAGAAGCCAACGTTCTCTCCTATTTTATTGCCTTTTTTGTAATCGACTTTTATGGTTACTGGAGTCATAGATGGGCCCATCAGATTAATCTTTTCTGGAACAAACACGCCATTCACCACAGCAGCGAAGAGTTTAATCTTGCCTGCGCATTGCGTCAGCCTATTGCAAGTCTTGTTAATCTCTTTACTTTTTTACTGATTCCGGCAGCCTTATTAGGAGTTCCGGCTTCCGTAATTGCTATTACCCTGCCGCTGCATTTATTTTTGCAATTCTGGTACCATACCAAACACATCAATAAAATGGGATTTCTCGAATACATTTTGGTTACCCCTTCACATCACCGTGTACATCATGCTATAAATCCCGAATATTTAGACAAAAACCATTCTCAGATTTTTATTTTCTGGGACAAGCTTTTTGGTACTTTTCAGGCAGAGTTAGACGATGTTCCACCTGTTTTTGGTATTACAAGACCGGCACAAACCTGGAATCCTATCCGCATTAATTTCCAGCATTTGACCTTGCTGATTAAAGATGCCTGGCGTGCTGAAAACTGGAAAGACAGGCTCACCATCTGGTTTAAACCAACCGGCTGGAGGCCCGAGAATTTTGAAGAAAAATATCCGGTAACCAAAATCGAAAATGTTTTTGCTTTTAATAAATATGGGACTCAAAATTCTAAAAAACTAATTTATTGGTCGGTAACTCAAATGTTAGTCACTTTGCTGTTTGTGACTTATTTGTTTGATAATATTGCCAAAATTGGATTGCCAAACATCTTTATTTACGGCTTTTTTATCCTGATTACGATTTACAGTTACAGCGAACTAATGGACAAAAGCAAATATGCGGTTTTCTGGGAAGCGTTGCGCTTTGGCATTGTGATTGCAATTATAAGCTATTACGGAGACTGGTTTGGTTTAAACAATGTATTTCCTTATTTCAATTATATCATTCTTACTTATTTAACCTTATCCTTTTTAGCCACCATTTACTTTGTAAATATCGATTTTAAAAACTACCAAAACCAACCTGTTAATTCATAA
- a CDS encoding ATP-dependent Clp protease adaptor ClpS gives MSTKEKVRERVREKEATGFNNEIIVYNDDVNTFDHVIDTLMRVCSHTPEQAEQCSLIVHYNGKCTVKTGPMDKLKPQCTQLLEAGLSAEIV, from the coding sequence ATGAGTACTAAAGAAAAAGTAAGAGAAAGAGTTCGCGAAAAGGAAGCGACAGGTTTCAATAACGAAATCATTGTTTACAACGACGATGTAAACACTTTTGATCATGTAATTGACACCTTAATGCGAGTTTGTAGTCATACGCCGGAGCAAGCAGAACAATGTTCCCTGATTGTACATTACAATGGGAAATGCACTGTAAAAACAGGACCTATGGACAAGTTAAAACCACAATGCACACAACTTTTGGAAGCCGGATTAAGCGCCGAAATTGTTTAA